The Carbonactinospora thermoautotrophica nucleotide sequence GGGTAGAGAACGGGTGTGCCCTGGCTCAGGCCCCGCTTGATCAGATCATGTCGCTGTTTCGGATTAGTCGGCTACCCTTCGATCATGACCCCTGCCGTCACCGTCTCTCTTGGCACTGCCACTATGGCTCGTCAGCTCTTTGAGCCGATCTACCGGCTCTACTACGAGACCTTCTCCAAACCGCCGTATCAGTGGCCGGAGGGTGAGGAGGAGCAGTACCGGCGGCGCTTCGAGCGCCTGGTGGCCGATCCAACCTTTGGCATTGCTGTTGCTCAGTGCGGTGATGAGCTGGTTGGCTTCGCATACGGGTACACCCTCCGGCCTGACACCAAGTGGTGGGAGGGGTTTGTCACGCCAGTTCCCCCGGAGGTGACAACAGAATGGGAGGGACGTACCTTCGCACTCATCGACTTCGCGGTGGATGAGTCGGTGCGGGGTAAGGGGGTTGGCCGGCGGCTGCATGACACCTTGCTCGGCAGTCGCCATGAGGAGCGGGCCACGCTGGCGGTAGAGCCACAGGCGCACGAGGCCAGAGGGATTTACGAGCATTGGGGTTGGCAGGTTGTTGGCCGGCTGAGAGGGCCAGCGACAGATTTCGCGCCAGAGTTCGACATTATGGTCTTGCCGCTGAGCTCGAAAGCTTAGGCGGTCAGCTCAGGTGGTAGGTGCGGAGCCGTTCATGCAGTTGCCGCACCGCTGCTGAGCGCCGCCAGGGTGACAACCGCTCAATCGCCGACCGGAGCCGTTCACGCAATCGGGCTGAGCGGTTCTGCACTGCGAGAGCCGCCGCCTCACCAATGACAATGGCAGCTTGGTCAATTTCCTTGGTGGCGGTGTAGGCGTCGCCGAGAAAGAGCTTGGTGAAGGCCAGGTTGCGCACAAAGGTACGGTCAACCAACGCCAGGGATTCTTCGCCTGCGCTGATGGCTCCTTGCACATCACCCAATCGCAGCAAGCAGTGGCTCTAGGTGCCCGCAAACTGACCCCTAGTGTAGAAGTACATGCGGGATTCCTCGGGCTCTTGGTTGTCGCTGGCGACCAAGTTCGCCTCGGCAGTGTCGAGTTGTCGAAGGCAAGCAACCTTTTGGCCATCCCAGGCAAAGGCGCGAGCAGCGACATCGGCGGCATAGGCGCGGAGC carries:
- a CDS encoding GNAT family N-acetyltransferase, with protein sequence MTPAVTVSLGTATMARQLFEPIYRLYYETFSKPPYQWPEGEEEQYRRRFERLVADPTFGIAVAQCGDELVGFAYGYTLRPDTKWWEGFVTPVPPEVTTEWEGRTFALIDFAVDESVRGKGVGRRLHDTLLGSRHEERATLAVEPQAHEARGIYEHWGWQVVGRLRGPATDFAPEFDIMVLPLSSKA